The Sphaerisporangium siamense genome includes the window CACCATCGCCGACCTCGCCGTCGCCACCAACTGCGGCCAGATCAAGACCGGCGCCCCCGCGCGCTCGGACCGCGTCGCCAAGTACAACCAGCTCCTGCGCATCGAGGAACTCCTCGACGACGTCGCCCGCTACGCGGGTCGCGCCGCCTTCCCGCGCTTCCAGAGCTAGTTTTTCCGTATGGCTTGCCCGTATTCGCGGGCAAGCCATACGGACCTGGGAGGAGCATGAAAAAGAGACCGCAGCTCACCGGCAGGGCGGCGATTCTCGCGGTCGTGGTGTGCGCGATCGCGATGAGCCTCGCCTATCCTGTGCGGGAGTTCGTCGCACAGCGGCGCCTGATCGCCCAGCTCGAACACCAGCAGGCCCAGGCGCTGAAGGACCTTCAGGAGCTCGGCGAGCGCGGCAGGCAGCTCTCCGACCGCGAGTACCTCGCGCGGCTGGCCAAGAGCAGGCTGCACTTCTGCGAGGCCGGCGAGAAGTGCATCGTCGTGCGGGACACCTCCAAGAAGGCGGCGCGCCCCCAGGCGGGCGCGACCCCGTCGCCCAGCCCTCCCTGGTACCAGACGCTGTGGGAGTCGGTCGAGGCCGCCGACCGGGGCACCGGCCGCCGCGCCGAGCCGGCCCGCACCCCGGCGCCGTGACGGCGGGTACGGGGCGCGCGGACATCGAGCCGACAGGCAGGGAGTGGACGACGATGGTGGATCCGGCCGACCTGGCCGTGGTGGAACAGCAGCTCGGCAGGCCGCCGAGGGGAGTGCGCGCCGTGGCGCACCGCTGCCCGTGCGGGCTGCCGGACGTCGTCGAGACCACGCCCCGGCTGGCCGACGGCTCGCCGTTCCCCACGCTCTTCTACCTCACCTGCCCGAAGGCGGCATCGGCGATCGGCACGCTGGAGTCGTCCGGGGTGATGAAGCGCATGCAGGCCCGCCTCGCGGACGACCCCGCCCTGGCCGCCGCCTACGCCCGCGCCCACGAGGGCTACGTCGAGGCGCGGGACAAGGCGGCCACCGAGGACGGCGTCGAGCCGCTGCCGCGCGGCATGCAGAGCGCGGGCGGCATGCCGGACCGTGTCAAGTGCCTGCACGCGCTCGTCGGCCACGAGCTGGCCGTGCCCGGCGCGAACCCCTTCGGCCGCGAGGCCCTCGACGCGCTGCCCGCGTGGTGGTGCGACGGCCCCTGCGTGGCCGCGGAAGAATCACAGCCTCACCCCGAACCCCCTCAGGAGGACGCATGACGCGGGTCGCCGCCATCGACTGCGGGACGAACTCGGTCCGCCTCCTCATCGCCGACGTCACCGGCGGCGGGCTCACCGACGTCGAGCGCCGCCTGGAGATCGTCCGGCTCGGCCAGGGCGTCGACAGGACCGGCAGGCTCGCCCCCGAGGCCCTGGAGCGCACCTTCGGCGCCATGCGCGGCTACGCCAAGCTGATCAAGGAGCACGGCGCCTCGCCGGTGCGCGTGGTCGCCACGAGCGCCACCCGGGACGCCGCCAACCGCGCCGACTTCGTCACGGGCGTCCGCGAGATCTTCGGCGTCGAGCCCGAGGTCGTCACCGGCGCGGAGGAGGCCCGCCTGTCCTTCGTCGGCGCGACCGCCGGGCTGAGCGGCGTCGAGCCGCCCGTGCTGGTCTTCGACATCGGCGGCGGCTCCACCGAGTTCGTCCTCGGCTCCGAGACCGTCGAGAACGTGCTCTCGGTGGACATCGGCTGCGTGCGCCTCACCGAACGCCACCTGGCCTCCGGCGTCACCCCGCAGGCCGTCGCGGCGGCGGGCGCCGACATCGACGCCGCCCTCGACCGGGTCGCGGCCGAGGTGCCGGTGGAGCGGGCGCGCACCGTCATCGGCCTGGCCGGCACGGTCACCACCATCGCCGGCATCGCCCTGGACGCCCCCGCCTACGACCCCGAGCGCAACCACGGCGCCCGTATCGAGGCGGCGCGCGTCCACGAGATCTCCCGGCGGCTGCTCGCCATGAGCCACGACGAGCGCGCCGCGATCCCGGTCATGCACCCCGGGCGCGTCGACGTGATCGGCGCCGGCGGGCTGATCCTCGACCGCATCCTCGCCCGCTTCGGCTTCCCCGAGGTCCTCGTCAGCGAGCACGACATCCTCGACGGCCTGGCGTACTCCCTGGACGAGTCCTCGTCGGGCTGATCGCGCCGGGCCGCACGGCTCCTGCGCGCCGGCGGCCCTCAGGAGCCCTCCGCCTCCCGCAGGCGGCGGCGCAGGTGGGCGCGGTCCGGCTCGGTTCCGGCCAGCTTCAGGGCCTCCCGGTAGGCCGCCGCCGCCTCGGCGGACCGGCCGAGCCGGCACAGCAGGTCCGCCCGCGCGGCCTGGTAGGGATGGTGGCCGCGCAGCCGCGGGTCCTCCGCCAGGCCGTCGAGCAGGGCCAGCCCCGCCTCCGGCCCGTCGCGCATGGCCACCGCCACCGCACGGTTCATCGCGACGACCGGCGACGGCGCGATGGCGAGCAGCACGTCGTAGAGCGCCACGACCTGCGGCCAGTCGGTGGCCGCGACGCCGGGGGCCTCGTCGTGCAGGGCGGCGATCGCGGCCTGGACCCCGTACAGGCCGGGTGGTCCGCCCGTCAGCGCGACGACCACCAGCTCGCGCCCCTCCTCGATCATCGGACCGTCCCACAGGCGGCGGTCCTGGTCGTCGAGCAGCACGACCCCGCCGTCCGGGCCGGTCCTGGCCGCGCGGCGCGCGTAGGTCAGCAGCATCAGCGCGAGCAGGCCCGTCACCTCCCGCTCGGCGGGTAGCAGGCGGCGCAGGATCCGTGCCAGCCGGATGGCCTCCTCGGCGAGGTCCGGACGTTGCAGGTCGGGGCCCGCGCTGGCCGCGTACCCCTCGGTGAAGATCGAATAGAGCACCTGGAGCACACCCGGCAGCCGCCCGGGCAGCTCGTCCGCGCCCGGCACCCGGAACGGGACGCGCGCCTCACGGATCTTGTTCTTGGCCCGCACGATCCGCTTGGCCATCGTCGCCGGGGGGACCAGGAACGCCCGCGCCACCTCCGGCGTCGCCAGCCCGGCCAGGCAGCGCAGGGTCAGCGCCGCGCGGTCCTCGGCGGGCAGCGCCGGGTGGGCGCAGGTGAAGAACAGCAGCAACCGCTCGTCCGGCAGGTCCCCGCCGGCGTCCGCGGGCGCCGCCGGGCCCGCGCGGTCCGCCTCGACCTGAAGGACGGCGAGCCGCGCCGCGTAGACCTGGTCGCGCCGCAGCCGGTCGACGGCCCGGCGCCGCGCCGTGGTCATCAGCCACGCCCCCGGCTTGGGCGGCACGCCGTCGACCGGCCAGCGCACCAGGGCCGCCTCGATCGCCTCGGAGGCGACCTCCTCGGCCAGGTCCAGGTCGCCGAAGCGGCGGACGAGCGCCGCCAGCAGCCGGCCGCGCTCCTCGCGGAACATCGCCTCCACCGAGGCCGCGGCGCCGGCGGCCCGCTCGTCCATCGCGGTCAGACCTCGAACTCGGCGACCGGGCGCACCACGACCGACCCGCCGTCCCGCGAGCCGGGGCAGCGCGCCGCCCATTCGAGCGCGGCGTCCAGGTCGGGCACGTCGATCACGTCGTAGCCGCCGAGGACCTCGCGGGTCTCGGCGAACGGCCCGTCGGTGGTGATCGTCGGCTCGCCGCCGGGGCCGACCCGCACCGTGGTGGCGGTGGTCAGGTCCTTCAGCGAGTGCCCGGACACCAGGACCCCCGCGTCCCGCAGCGCCTTGTCGTAGGCCACCCACTCCTCGTAGTCGCACCGGTCCGCCGCGTCGGCCGCGCCGGCGTAGATCAGCAGCATGTACTTCATGGTCGGGCTCCTTGTCCTGTTCTCACGGCGGGGTCGCCGTACGGAACTACTACGAACGGGACGCGGGCTCATGGACACGGCCCCGGAGACGTCTTCCCAAATTACGGTCCCCGGCGGAGCCGCGGGAACGTCCCTGGCATCGCCGCGGAGCTGGCACGATCGAGGTATGAGTCACGTTCCCCCAGGTAGTGGATGGCCGGAGGACCCCGCGGAGCCGGGCACGCCGGTGGCGTCGAGCCCGGAGGAGGTGCGGGCGCTCGCGCGGGCGAGCCGCGACCTCGGGGAGCTCACCGCCCGCGAGTCCGTGTGCCGCGCCTGCCCGAGGCTGGTGGAATGGCGCGAGGAGGTCGCGCGGGTCAAGCGGCGCGCGTTCATGGACGAGACGTACTGGGGCAGGCCGATCGCGGGCTGGGGCGAGGAGAAGCCGCGCGTGCTGATCGTCGGGCTGGCCCCGGCCGCGCACGGCGGCAACCGCACCGGGCGCATCTTCACCGGGGACCGCAGCGGCGACTGGCTGTTCGCCTCGCTCCACCGCACCGGGCTCGCGGCGCGGCCGACCAGCACGCACGCGGGGGACGGGCAGCGGCTGATCGGCGCGCGCATGGTCGCCGCGGTCCGCTGCGCCCCGCCCGCCAACAAGCCTGCCGTCGAGGAGCGCGCCACCTGCTTCCCCTGGCTGGCCCGCGAGCTCGAAATGGTCGCCGAGCCGCTGCGCGTGATCGTCGCGCTCGGCGGGTACGCCTGGCAGGCCGTCTGGCCCGCCCTGAAGGAGGCCGGCTACACGCTGCCGCGCGCCAGGCCGCCGTTCGGACACGGCCGCGAGGCGGAGATCGCCTACGCGGGGACGCCGATCCACCTGCTGGGCTGTTACCACCCCAGCCAGCAGAACACCTTCACCGGCCGCGTCACCGAACAGATGCTGGACGACGTCTTCACCCGCGCCGTCGAGCTGAGCGACTGACCCACCCCGGGCGAGGCCGCCGGGCCCCGTTCCCGAACGGGGCCCGGGTCGCCTCGGGACGAGGGCCCGGACCGCCTCGGGACGATGCGGGGGTTCACATGCGGACGAGCACGATCGCCTCGTTCGGCGGAGGCTCTCCCTCCGCCCGCCGCTGCATCGCCGTCACCGCGGCCGCGATCTCGCGGTACGTCGTCGCGATGTCCCTGCCCCCGGGCACCCGGCCGAACCTGCTCGCGAGCGCCAGCGCTCCGAGGCGCACGCAGGCGGCGAAATCCGTGCCGAACGGTTCGCGCCCGTCGAGGACGGCTTCTCCGAGGCACATGAGGTCCGTGGCCAGTTCCTGTACGTGGCGCAGCTTCCGGTCCTCCAGGGTCGCGGCCGAGATCGACCGCACGGCCGCGTAGCTCTCGCCGAGCGCCGCGACGAGGGCGTCCAATGTGGCGGGGCCGGGCGAGTAGGGCATGCGTGCGAAGCCGGCCCCCATGAGCCATTCGAGGATGACGGTCAGGGACACGTCGCGAGTGCGCCGTCCGGGCCATGGGGGGTCGGGCCGGTGCCCCAGCAGGATCGCCATGCTCCGCAGCAGGCAGTGCTTGCGCAGCCGGCCGGCGGCTCTGTCGAGGGGGTGCCGGTGGTGGACGGACGTCTTCTTCCCGTCCTGGAGAGCGCGGGAGAGGGCGTGGTCGAGCGTGAGGTTCAGCTTCCTGGTGGAGCTGAGCGGACGGTCCAGGGTGAGCGCCAGCGCGGTGTCCATGTCCAGGTGGGGCGACTCGTGGACGAGCTGCAGGTATTCCTTCACGACGCTCTCGATGCGGCCCGTGACGGGGGTGTCCTGTCCGGCGGACTTGTTCCGCCCGGGTCGGCGGCGCGGGCCGGCGTGGTCGACGGCCAGGTGCGTCACCACGAACGCCGCGCTCGCGATCGTGGGGTCGCGCCAGTCCTCGGCCACATGGTGAAGGATCATGTCGCGGGTCGCCAGGAACGGGGCCGGCGCCCCGGGCGGCACCCAGGGCGCCGGGCGGCGGCCATGGGCCGTCTCCTGGTGGATCCCGGCGTACCAGACGCCGCGCGTGCCGGTGTCGAGGACCAGGCGGAACGCGGGATCCTCGACTTCCTTCCTGGTCGGCAGCCGGTACACCCGGTCGTCACTGACGAGGTCGTTCACCCATGCCACGAAACCGGCCACGTCGTCCGGCCACAGAGCGCCGGTGACGTCGCCGGCCTCCTTCTCCTCCCAGGCGTCGGGGGCGGTTCGAACTCCGCCTCCGGTGGGCGACACGAAGAAGATGTCACGGGCATGGTGCTCATGTACTCGGCCGTCATCGGATGGGGGGCGGCGTGCCCAGGGCCGTACCCGTGAGGCGGGGGAGGCCAGGTACAGGCGATAGATCGACGGGGTGACCGGGCGCGTGCAGACCCAGGTGTACTCGCCGAGCCGTACCGCGTCGCGCAGGTGCCGTGTCACGGCGATGGCGTTGAACAGGCGGGTCCGCAGGATGTTGGGGGAGTCGGTGTCCAGCGAGCGCAGGAGCAGCTTGTCGAGTTCCTGGCGGGTGGCGGGGGAGATCGAGCGGCCCTCCTCCGCGCAGTCGAAGGCGAGGGCGAGCGCGGGCACGTTCCCGAGGGCCAGGCAGGCGTCCACGATGGCCGTGCAGTCGGCGCGCGCGGCGTACAGCAGGGTCGTCTCGCGCCACCAGGGCTCGTCCACCGCGGCGATGAGGATCTGCTGGATGCGGGGATGGTCGTGGATGTACGCCGCGGCGAGGTACTCCTGGAAGGTCTGGTGGGAGAAGGCGTAGAGGCCGGCCTCGTGCTCGTGCAGCAGGCCGCCGTTGCGCACGTCGGCCAGGAAGTCCGGGGGCTGGACGGCGTCCCCGGCGACCCGGCGCAGGGCGGGTCCCACCACCGCCGCCGCCTCGGCCTCCAGCAGGTCCCGGACGTTGCGCTCCATCATCGTGAAGGCCAGCTCGCGCAGCACCTGCTCCTTGCGGTCCCCGCGCAGCGTCTCCTGCTGCGCCGCCCGGCCCTTGGCCTCGGCGCGGCGCCAGAGCAGCACCTGGCAGATCTCGGCGTAGAGCTCGGCCCGCGAGCCGGGCAGCGCGCCCCGGTGCCGGTGCACGTTGGCGATCATCGTGAGCAGCAGTGGGTTGGCGGCGAGGTCGTAGAGCTGCGGGCTCTCCCTGAGCTTGTCCAGCAGGGCGTCGGCCTGGCGGGCGGCCAGGCGTTCGACGTCGGCGTCGGGCTCCCCGCCGGTGGCGAGGCGTTCCTCGGCCAGGTACCAGCCGCGGACGAACTCGGCGATCTGCTCACCGGTGAAGCGGCGCACCTGCAGCGTAGTCGCGCTGTTCAGGGGATAGGCGTGGTAGCCGTGCGGGCGCGAGGTGATGATGAAGTCGTTGGCCGGGTACTGGGCGATCTGCCGCTCGACCCAGTCGACGACGTTCTCGCGGTCCTGCTCGCGGGCGACCTCGTCCAGGCCGTCCAGCATCACCGTGCAGCGCCCGGCGGCGAGCTGCCGGTCGAACCATCCGGGGGGCTCCTGCCCGCGTAATCGGTCCAGCCGGGAGGCGATCAGGGCGGGCAGCCCGATCGACGGGTCCGCGTCGATCGCGGCGGCGTGGTCGCGCAGGTAGAGCAGGACGGGCAGGTCGCGGCGCCGGGCGCGTTCCCCGCCCAGGCTGAGCGCGACGTGCCGGAGCAGGGTGGTCTTGCCGGTGCCCGGCGGTCCGATGACGGCGAGGACCACGGACGCCTCGCCGCCGAGGAAGCTCCACAGCGAGCGGCGCTCGACGTACATCTCGGTGCGGCCGGCCAGCGGCGCGCGGGCGGTCTCGTGCGGAACCTGCGGCTCCAGGCTCACGTCGACGTAGATCTTCGCCAGCTCCGGGGTGCGGTCGCTGCGGGTCGCCAGCCCTTTCTGGTCGACGAAACGGACGGCCCCGCGCACCTGGTCGCGGTAGGCGCGCTCGAAGCGGGCGGAGGTGCGGCGCAGGACGGCGTCCACGCCGTCGGCGGCGGCCTTGGCCCAGCGGTCCTGCAGGTCGCCGAAGACCTTGCCGGCGAATCCGACCGCCGCGAGCAGCAGCTCGTACCCGACGAAGGCCGCGAGTGCGAGCCAGGGCTGCCGTTGCACGTCGGGCCAGAGTTTCGCCGCCATGAGAGGGGGTGGGACGACCGCGAGGGTCAGCAGCGCGACGCGTCCGACGAGGGAGGCGGAACTCGAACCAGGGGGAGTCACACGAGCCTCTCAGTGGCGACATGTATTCAGATGGTTACATCCGTATTATCCAGAGCCGCCGGGCGCGGGGCCGGGGTTCCGCGCGGTTCGGTCCGGCCGGCATGGGTCACGAGGGGTGGTGTGGCCGGTCCGCAGGGGAGTGAAGTCGGTCACGTGGGAGAAGAAATGCGGATCTTCCCCGGGAAGGACGGCCCAGGCTGCACGTAGTAAGAAAAATCTTGCTGTTGCGCACATATCCGGTTGGCGCTGATACCTCGTCGTGACGTAAGATTGTGAATGGTTTCACAAGCGACCATGCCACGAAGGGGCACTGACGTGAACCACAAGGCCAAGCACATCCTCATCGTCGGCGGAGGGTACGTCGGCCTCTACACGGGCCTGCGGCTCCAGCGCGCCCTGCGCAGGGAGCTCGCGTCCGGCAAGGTGCGGATCACCATCGTCGACCCGCAGTCCTACATGACCTACCAGCCCTTCCTGCCCGAGGCCGCCGCGGGCAACCTGTCCCCGCGCCACGTCGTCACGCCGCTTCGCCGCGTCCTGCCGAAGGTCCGCATCCTCAACGGCAAGGTCACCAAGGTGCACCACGAGGCCAAGACCGTCACGTTCGTGCCCAACGCCGGCCCCAGCGAGGAGATCGGCTACGACGTGATCGTCATGGCCGCGGGCTCGATCTCCCGCACGCTGCCCATCCCGGGCCTGGCCGACGCCGCGATCGGCTTCAAGACGGTCGGCGAGGCCATCGCGTTGCGCAACCGCGTGCTCGCCCTGTTCGACCGCGCCGACTCCACCGAGGACGAGCAGGTCCGCCGCAGGGCGCTGACGTTCGTCGTGGTCGGCGCCGGCTTCGCGGGCGTGGAGGCGCTGGCCGAGCTTGAGGACATGGGTAGGGACGCGGTGAAGTACTACGACTCCCTGCGCGAGGAGGACCTGCGCTGGGTCCTGGTCGAGGCGAGCGACCGCATCCTGCCCGAGGTCGGCCCCGAGATGGGCCGCTGGACGCTGGAGGAACTGCGCGAGCGCGGCATCGAGGTCAAGATGAAGACCTTGCTGAAGTCGTGCGAGGGCGGCCACGTCGTGCTGTCCGACGGCGAGGAATTCGAGTCGGCCACGATCGTCTGGACCGCCGGGGTGAAGCCGAGCCCCGTCGTGAACTCCGGCGACCTGCCGCTGGACGAGCGCGGGCGGGTCAAGACCACGACCAGGCTGACGGTCGTGGGGGTCAAGGACGCCTTCGCGGCCGGCGACGTCGCCGGCGTCCCGGACGTGACCAATCCCGGACAGTACTGCGCGCCGAACGCCCAGCACGCCGTGCGCCAGGCCAGGGCGCTCGCCGACAACATCGTCCGCCACCTGCGGGGTCTTCCCCTGAAGGAGTACCGGCACAAGTACGCGGGGTCGGTGGCGGGCCTCGGCCTGCACAAGGGCGTGGCCAACGTGTACGGGGTCAAGCTTCACGGATTGCCTGCGTGGTTCATGCACCGGACCTACCATCTGTCCCGGGTGCCTACGTTGAACCGCAAGGTCCGCGTGGTCGCCGACTGGACACTCGCTCTCTTCTTCAAGCGGGAGACGGTCTCGCTCGGCGAGATCGAGTCGCCCCGTGACCAGTTCAGGGCGGCCGCCGCCACAGGCTGACGGCCCGACACCGGCGCGCCGGACGCATCACCGCGTCCGGGACGGCGTCGCACGGTGTTCCGGTACGGCTCGCGCTCGACGTCTCGGGCGCGGGCCGTACTGTTCTGTGGAGGGATAACAAGGGTGACGAGGTGAATTCTGCTGAGTTGAGCGGTCTGTTGTTCACTGCCCGAGTCGGGGGGCCGCGGGGCGTATACCGTTATCTTGCGTACTACGGAAGGAAGAGCAGAGACGTGGGCTCTGACCCGTTACGCAAGTGTGGTCCGTTACGTATGATTTACGGCGCCCCCGTAGCCCAATGGCAGAGGCAAACCCCTTAAAAGGGTTCCAGTGTGGGTTCGAGTCCCACCGGGGGCACCCCTGCCGACTATATGAAACGACCCGATGGCAGTAACGCTCCCGAAGAGCTATATCATTGTCGGTTTGGCGCTCCTCACGGGACATTCTCGGTAAGCCCTGAAACCCGCCAAGGGACGGACCGCTTCCCCCGCCCGAGCAATCGTTACCATCCTGTGCCATATTGCGGTTATCCGCCCTCCGGCCCGCCCAGGGGCGTCCCGGCCAGGCTCGCGGTCAGCGCCGCCGCAGTCGCCGCGTCCGCCGGAAGGAACGCCTCCAGCTTGAGCTCGGCGATCGTGACGTCGACCGCGGTCGCGAAGGTCGTGACGGTCGTGATGAGCCGCAGCTCGCCGCGCGGGGAACGCAGGCGCAGCGGCACCGCGAAGCCCAGGTGCCCTGGGGACGCCGGCTCGGGCGGCACGTACGTCTCCAGCTCGGCGCGCAGCTCGGCCAGGCGGGCGTCGGGATGGCGCTCGGTCTCCTGCCGGAGGCGCTCCAGGATGTGCGTGGCCCACTCGCCGAAGTTCACGATGCGGGGCGCGACGCCGCGCGGGTGCAGCGCCAGCCGGTAGACGTTCGCGGGCGGCGCGAGGAGCCCGGCGTCCACGTCCCCGAAGAGCGCGGTGAACGCCGCGTTGGAGCCCGCCAGATCGCCGTGCCGGTCCACCACCACGGCGGGGTAGGGCAGGTGCCCGGTGAGGATGCCGTCCAGCGCGGTGCGGATCGGCGCCAGCGCGGGGTCTTTCAGGTCCGTCTCCGGATACACCGGGGCGAAACCGGCCGACAGCAGCAGGCCGTTGCGCTCCCGCAGGGGCAGCTCCAGCGACTCGGCCAGCCGGACGACCATGCCGCGCCCCGGGGCCGAGCGCCCGCTCTCCATGAAGCTGATGTGCCGCTGCGTCGTGCCCGCGCGGATCGCCAGGTCGAGCTGGCTGAGGCGGCTGCGGATCCTGCGCTCGCGAAGGACCTGGGCGAACTCCACGCTTCGGATGTTAATGAAAGGCGTGGAGGATCGTGTCAATCGCCCCCCGCACCGGCAAAGCACATCACATGCGCGCGACTGGGCATGTCGGTGTCGCGGAACCCGCCGCGAAAGGGGCGGCGCGGAGGGCAAAGGCCCGTGCGCGGGGGCGGTCATCCGATTGGGGCCGTCGGGCGGCCGATGCCGGCATCTGTTTTTCGCCGGACCAGGAGGCCGTGGGAGCGTGGGCGGGCAAGGCCCGAAATTTCTGGTATGGAAAGACCGTAAAGATGGTTTACTTTGCGACATTACACGAAAAGACCTTCTCTTAACCCCGAATGCCACCGGACATAACACGCGGGACCGCAGGCCAGGAGGAGGGCGCCCCCGGCCGGAGTCCCGGTCAGGGGGCCCGGGCGCCCCGCCGCCCCTGGTAGGTGATCGAAACGCAATCTTCGCGGCGGAACTCGGGTGCGGGGCCGCTCGTTGTACCCGTTGCCGCTGGGGGTCGGTCTTCCGCGCTCCGGCGGCGCATTACGGGCAGGGCCCTCGTCCGCCCGCCATGACAGATGTGAAGCCACGTGAAGCTATGCGGTACAGGCGGCACTCCCTGTGAGGCTCGACCGAACAGGCTGATCGCAGGTCGCAGTGGAGGCAGTGATGCAGAGCAGGAACCCGGTCCTGAGCAGACTGGGGCAGAACAACCGCCGGTCCGGGGGTGCGGGCCCCAACGTGAGCCCGCAGTACCTGCAGGACATGTACAACGCCCCTTCGTACGCTCCGCCCGTCGCGGCACGGCCGATGACGATCGACGATGTCGTCGTCCGCGGGTTCATCACCCTGGGCACCCTCGTGGTGTCGGCCGCCGTCGCCTGGTACTTCAACTTCGGCTGGGGCATCGCCGCCCCCGCGATCCTCGTGGGGTTCGTCCTCGGCCTGATCGTCTCGTTCCGCCAGAGCACCAACCCGGCGCTGATCCTGGGCTACTCCCTCGCCTACGGCATCGGCATCGGCGTGATCAGCAAGATGTACAACGAGGCGTCGGAAGGCATCGTCTTCCAGGCGGTGCTCGGCACGATGGTGGCCTTCGCGGGCGTGCTGGCGGTCTACGCGCTCAAGGTGTTCCGGCCGACTCCCAAGTTCACCAAGTTCGTGGTCGCGGCCGGCTTCGCCGCCGTCGGCCTCATGCTGCTCAACTGGATCGTCAGCATCTTCACCGACGGCGGTCTCGGCCTGCGCGGCGACAGCCCCATCGGCTGGATCTTCAGCGTCGCGATGATCCTCCTCGGCTGCTTCTTCCTGCTGCTCGACTTCGACGAGATCGATCGGGGGGTGCGCGCCGGGGTCCCCGAGAAGTACTCGTGGCTGATGGCCTTCAGCCTCACGCTGAGCCTGGTCTGGCTGTACCTGGAGATCCTGCGCTTCATCAGCTATTTCTTCAACAACGACTAGGTATTTCGTCCGGGAACGCCCCGCCGGAGCCCGGCGGGGCGTCATCGGTCCGGCATGCCCGCCCGAGCTTTGGGTAAGCCCCACGCACTGCTACTAACGATCTACCTCGTGTAAGCGAAGCCTGGCCATTAGGGTCTTGCCATCACGGGGCGGGTGATGCAGTGTCTAGCAAAAGAGGCTTCACTCATGGAGGTGCCCATGTCGTTGAACCACTCACTGGAGATGCAGAACAAGCTGATAGCCAGGGTTCCGGACATCACCGGACGCGCACTCCCCGAGTGGTTCCAAGCCATCGACAACGGCCCGTCGTTCCTCCGATGTGACGAGCGGGCCAACTGGCTCGCCGACGAGCACGGGCTGACTCATGGCTACGCGGCCGCCATCGTCATCGAGCACGAGCGGCAGCGCCGTTCTCGTATGGGGTTCATGTAGGCCCCTACGCCCACCCCAGTGCGCCCACGTCATCGCTTGGCGTGGGCGCACCTGTCGCGAGGGCTGGGTCATCATGAGGGCATGGATCTCGACAAAGCCCGTGATTTCATCCGAAAGAACCACCGCGCGGTGATTCAAACCTGGCGCGCCGACGGCCACCCGCAGATGTCGCCGGTCCTGGTGGGCATCGACTCCGAGGGGCGCGCCCTCGTCAGCACCCGCGAGGCCGCCGCCAAGACGCGCCAGCTCCGCAACAACTCCGACGTCTCGCTGTGCGTCATGGTCGACGAGTACCTCGGCGAGTGGGTCCAGATCGAGGGGACCGCCGAGGTCGTGGCCGGGTCCGACGCGCTGGATCCCCTGGTCGAGTACTACCGGAGCGTCTCCGGCGAGCACCCCGACTGGGACGAGTACCGCTCGGCCATGCGGGAGCAGAAGAACGTCCTCGTCCGCATCGACCTCAAGCGCGCCGGCCCCGACTACATGGGCTGACGCCTTCCGGCCGCGCCCGCCGCGCGGGGCGGGCGAGATCGGCCGGGGTCACCCCCGCCGCCGTGACCGGCGGCGCCTTCGATCTTCACGGCTCCGTCAGCTCAGCCGTTCCAGCAGCATGGCCATGCCC containing:
- a CDS encoding FtsB family cell division protein, with amino-acid sequence MKKRPQLTGRAAILAVVVCAIAMSLAYPVREFVAQRRLIAQLEHQQAQALKDLQELGERGRQLSDREYLARLAKSRLHFCEAGEKCIVVRDTSKKAARPQAGATPSPSPPWYQTLWESVEAADRGTGRRAEPARTPAP
- a CDS encoding DUF501 domain-containing protein, which gives rise to MVDPADLAVVEQQLGRPPRGVRAVAHRCPCGLPDVVETTPRLADGSPFPTLFYLTCPKAASAIGTLESSGVMKRMQARLADDPALAAAYARAHEGYVEARDKAATEDGVEPLPRGMQSAGGMPDRVKCLHALVGHELAVPGANPFGREALDALPAWWCDGPCVAAEESQPHPEPPQEDA
- a CDS encoding Ppx/GppA phosphatase family protein, whose amino-acid sequence is MTRVAAIDCGTNSVRLLIADVTGGGLTDVERRLEIVRLGQGVDRTGRLAPEALERTFGAMRGYAKLIKEHGASPVRVVATSATRDAANRADFVTGVREIFGVEPEVVTGAEEARLSFVGATAGLSGVEPPVLVFDIGGGSTEFVLGSETVENVLSVDIGCVRLTERHLASGVTPQAVAAAGADIDAALDRVAAEVPVERARTVIGLAGTVTTIAGIALDAPAYDPERNHGARIEAARVHEISRRLLAMSHDERAAIPVMHPGRVDVIGAGGLILDRILARFGFPEVLVSEHDILDGLAYSLDESSSG
- a CDS encoding RNA polymerase sigma factor; protein product: MDERAAGAAASVEAMFREERGRLLAALVRRFGDLDLAEEVASEAIEAALVRWPVDGVPPKPGAWLMTTARRRAVDRLRRDQVYAARLAVLQVEADRAGPAAPADAGGDLPDERLLLFFTCAHPALPAEDRAALTLRCLAGLATPEVARAFLVPPATMAKRIVRAKNKIREARVPFRVPGADELPGRLPGVLQVLYSIFTEGYAASAGPDLQRPDLAEEAIRLARILRRLLPAEREVTGLLALMLLTYARRAARTGPDGGVVLLDDQDRRLWDGPMIEEGRELVVVALTGGPPGLYGVQAAIAALHDEAPGVAATDWPQVVALYDVLLAIAPSPVVAMNRAVAVAMRDGPEAGLALLDGLAEDPRLRGHHPYQAARADLLCRLGRSAEAAAAYREALKLAGTEPDRAHLRRRLREAEGS
- a CDS encoding YciI family protein translates to MKYMLLIYAGAADAADRCDYEEWVAYDKALRDAGVLVSGHSLKDLTTATTVRVGPGGEPTITTDGPFAETREVLGGYDVIDVPDLDAALEWAARCPGSRDGGSVVVRPVAEFEV
- a CDS encoding uracil-DNA glycosylase; translated protein: MSHVPPGSGWPEDPAEPGTPVASSPEEVRALARASRDLGELTARESVCRACPRLVEWREEVARVKRRAFMDETYWGRPIAGWGEEKPRVLIVGLAPAAHGGNRTGRIFTGDRSGDWLFASLHRTGLAARPTSTHAGDGQRLIGARMVAAVRCAPPANKPAVEERATCFPWLARELEMVAEPLRVIVALGGYAWQAVWPALKEAGYTLPRARPPFGHGREAEIAYAGTPIHLLGCYHPSQQNTFTGRVTEQMLDDVFTRAVELSD